The Nerophis lumbriciformis linkage group LG34, RoL_Nlum_v2.1, whole genome shotgun sequence genome includes a window with the following:
- the pigh gene encoding phosphatidylinositol N-acetylglucosaminyltransferase subunit H, whose translation MGDEAYSDISGKTISLECQNHSSFCREFTVSSPKMSIGKVMVYTCCVWLAAYTVFFFTQNTAVLSSAILVTLVGMMLHIHFVKVDHESVLIIGTVGIQVSSSYASGRETSTFIEMSQVKDIAINEAIYLHQIIYYLCILLKDPSAPDGVSRIVPLFQSSKPRLKCLTKVYKSCQEIL comes from the exons ATGggggatgaagcctactcggacatTAGTGGCAAAACAATATCTCTGGAGTGTCAAAATCACTCTAGCTTTTGCAGGGAGTTCACTGTCAGCTCCCCTAAAATGTCCATCGGTAAGGTGATGGTGTACACCTGCTGTGTGTGGCTGGCTGCATATACTGTGTTCTTCTTCACTCAA AACACCGCCGTGCTGTCCAGTGCCATCCTGGTCACCCTGGTTGGAATGATGCTCCACATCCACTTTGTGAAGGTGGATCATGAGTCGGTGCTCATCATCGGCACTGTGGGCATCCAGGTGTCCTCCAGCTACGCCTCTGGGCGAGAAACGAGCACTTTCATCGAAATGAGCCAAGTCAAGGACATCGCCATCAACGAAGCTATTTACTTG CATCAAATCATCTATTACCTCTGCATACTTCTGAAGGACCCTTCAGCTCCTGATGGAGTGTCACGTATCGTTCCCTTGTTTCAG AGCTCAAAGCCAAGGCTGAAGTGTTTGACTAAAGTTTACAAAAGCTGTCAGGAGATTCTCTAA